In Puniceicoccaceae bacterium, one DNA window encodes the following:
- the miaA gene encoding tRNA (adenosine(37)-N6)-dimethylallyltransferase MiaA: MLYILTGPTAVGKTQLSLDWAVQANAEIVSCDSLLCYRGMDIGTAKPSLAEQARVPHHCIDLVEPSERYSLGAFLERAAEAVADILGRGRRVLVTGGSGFYLKGFVQPVVDAIVIPDGIHQQVEAIRAQGGLGALVDALREVAPHDWDLIDTCNERRVVPALKRCLATGKGVAELRQQASVAPYPFAEFEVQCVLLQRSLPSLQQRISLRTREMLEAGLIAEVQHLKGMGFEANPSAAQSIGYRECLAHLRGEMDRDGLEAAINQNTLKLAKKQNKWFRHQMRFDRVVDLDTESVDPKSLFVLS; encoded by the coding sequence GTGCTTTACATTCTGACTGGACCCACGGCAGTGGGCAAGACACAGCTTTCGCTGGACTGGGCAGTGCAGGCAAATGCGGAAATTGTCAGTTGCGATTCCCTGTTGTGCTACAGGGGCATGGACATTGGCACCGCAAAACCGAGCCTGGCCGAACAAGCACGTGTACCCCACCACTGTATCGATCTGGTCGAACCCTCAGAACGCTACAGTCTTGGGGCCTTTCTCGAGCGTGCGGCAGAAGCGGTCGCGGACATTCTGGGCAGGGGGAGACGGGTGTTGGTGACTGGCGGCAGTGGGTTTTATCTCAAGGGCTTTGTGCAACCGGTTGTGGATGCGATTGTGATTCCGGACGGGATACACCAGCAGGTGGAAGCCATACGGGCACAGGGCGGCCTGGGAGCACTTGTGGATGCGCTGCGCGAGGTGGCGCCCCACGATTGGGATCTGATTGACACCTGCAACGAAAGGCGGGTTGTTCCCGCGCTCAAACGTTGCCTGGCAACTGGCAAGGGTGTGGCTGAGTTGCGCCAGCAGGCGAGTGTCGCTCCGTATCCATTTGCGGAGTTTGAAGTTCAGTGTGTCCTGTTGCAGCGCTCACTGCCTTCCCTGCAGCAGCGCATTTCACTGCGTACACGGGAGATGCTCGAGGCAGGGCTGATTGCCGAAGTACAGCACTTGAAAGGGATGGGATTCGAAGCCAATCCCAGTGCGGCTCAGTCGATCGGTTACCGCGAGTGCCTGGCACATCTGCGGGGTGAGATGGATCGGGATGGATTGGAAGCAGCGATCAATCAGAATACGCTGAAACTCGCCAAGAAACAAAACAAGTGGTTTCGCCACCAGATGCGTTTTGACCGGGTGGTGGATCTTGATACGGAGTCCGTTGATCCGAAATCCCTTTTTGTACTGTCGTGA
- a CDS encoding glycosyltransferase family 1 protein: MKLSLITETFPPEINGVARTLFNLVTGLSERGHDIQVIRPKLKETEYSDQGNFPRFEQIHVHSIPLPGYSGLRMGLPSANRVKRIWKKNRPDVVYIATEGPLGYSALWTAKSLKLPTTSGFHTNFQQYMMHYNLGLLKDPAELYLKDFHNRTLATFVPTEDTRDQLFEMGFKNLKLMGRGVDTYLFDPTKRDDALRQSWGAGPHDPVCLYVGRIASEKNMKLFFRTVRDLRKEFPNIPAVVVGDGPERKTYESDNKSFIFAGMKKGEELARYYASADVFIFPSQTETFGNVVTEALASGLAVVAFNYAAPRLFVTSGINGYLAPMDDKQAFIEAARKVIGLGERLGQMKTASRKAALDASWDRVVEHFERDIFEILEQAKASGKFD, from the coding sequence ATGAAGCTCTCACTCATCACCGAAACTTTTCCACCCGAAATCAACGGGGTTGCACGCACCTTGTTTAATCTGGTGACGGGATTGAGTGAGCGCGGTCATGACATTCAGGTCATCCGCCCGAAGCTCAAGGAGACGGAGTATTCCGACCAGGGTAATTTTCCGCGTTTCGAGCAGATCCACGTCCACAGCATTCCGTTGCCCGGTTACAGTGGGCTGCGCATGGGGCTGCCCAGCGCCAACCGCGTCAAACGCATCTGGAAAAAAAACCGCCCCGATGTTGTCTACATCGCCACCGAAGGGCCACTTGGCTACTCGGCACTCTGGACTGCGAAGTCTCTCAAGCTGCCCACCACGAGTGGATTTCACACCAATTTCCAGCAGTACATGATGCACTACAATCTCGGGTTGCTGAAGGACCCGGCGGAACTGTATCTCAAGGACTTCCACAACCGCACACTGGCAACTTTCGTACCAACCGAAGACACACGGGACCAGCTCTTTGAGATGGGTTTCAAAAACCTCAAACTGATGGGACGAGGCGTCGATACCTATTTGTTTGACCCCACCAAACGGGATGATGCGCTGCGTCAGTCGTGGGGAGCGGGTCCCCACGACCCGGTCTGTCTGTATGTGGGTCGCATCGCATCCGAAAAAAACATGAAACTGTTCTTTCGGACCGTTCGGGATCTGCGCAAGGAATTCCCCAACATCCCTGCAGTTGTGGTCGGGGATGGCCCCGAACGCAAAACCTACGAATCCGACAACAAGAGTTTCATTTTCGCAGGCATGAAAAAGGGAGAGGAACTCGCCCGCTACTATGCTTCTGCAGATGTGTTCATATTCCCAAGCCAAACGGAAACCTTTGGCAATGTGGTGACCGAAGCCCTTGCGAGTGGACTGGCAGTAGTCGCCTTTAACTACGCCGCACCGCGACTGTTTGTGACCTCCGGTATCAACGGCTACCTCGCTCCAATGGACGACAAACAGGCCTTTATTGAGGCCGCCCGCAAGGTCATTGGTCTGGGCGAACGTCTGGGGCAGATGAAAACCGCCTCGCGCAAGGCCGCACTCGATGCCTCCTGGGATCGCGTGGTTGAGCATTTTGAACGGGATATTTTTGAGATCCTGGAACAGGC